The Larimichthys crocea isolate SSNF unplaced genomic scaffold, L_crocea_2.0 scaffold33, whole genome shotgun sequence sequence CttcaggaggacaggaggaggaggaggaggtggaggccgACGTAGACGAAGAGGACGAAGATGATGAAGCAGcgacggtggtggtggtggtggaggaggtggtggaggaagcatgggaggggaaggagagcaGCTGTCCGGtctcagaggagaggagggagcaggagcGCAGGTCGACTGTCTGCAGAGAGGAGCAACGGCGCAACAACGGGACGCACTGCTCCGTCACCTTCACGCAACCTGCAACAGAGACATGATCAGACGGTCGCTGGTTCGATCCCCGAACTGCTCCTGAACACAGcgtcagtgtgtgcatgtgttccaTTACCACTGGTCTTTACTCTGGACCTGGTCCCGTCGTGGACTTACCTGCCAGGTTGATGTGGGTGAGGGTCTCCCTCAGAGGGGAGATAGGTGAGGTGAGGGTGTGCACCGTCTGGTCGGTGACGTTGCCACACTGGCTCAGGTCTAACCGGGTCAGGTGAGGAACGTAACGCACCAACAGACGAGACGACGCATCCGTCAGGTCCAAACCGGCCAATCGCAGCTCCATCAAGTTCTGAAAACGCCCCACTCTGGTTTCACCATGAGCTgatcgaccaatcagagagcagagagagacgcACAAAAGGTTAATGATCTGTCAGAAATGAAGCCCAACTTCCTGTCAGGTGATGTCGGTGAGTGGGAGCGTGTCTCACCTGTCCTGGTGTCAGGAGGGGGGGCCAGCAGCTCTCTCAGGTGTGAGTCTTTAAGGTCCTCCACCCTGCTGAGGTCCAGCAGcttcagacagggacagacgGCCTGACACAGAGCCGACACTGCCGGCCACGGACACCCCGACACATTCAGCTCCAACAGACCTGAGCAGGTGAGACCACAGGTCAGAGTCACAGGTGAGACTACAGGTCAGagtcacaggtcagagtcacaGGTGAGACCACAGGTGAGACCACAGGTCAGagtcacaggtcagagtcacaggtcagagtcacaGGTGAGACCACAGGTGAGACCACAGGTCAGAGTCACAGGTGAGACTACAGGTCAGAGTCACAGGTGAGACCACAGGTCAGAGTCACAGGTTGAGACCCACAGGTCAGAGTCCAGGGTCAGTTACCAGGTGAGGCTTAACAGTGTCAGAGTCCTAGTGAACCAGGTTTCAGGCAGGAGACACAGTCATGAGTCACAGGTCAGAGACATTGTGCCACACGGTCCGAGTCACAGGTCGAGTCAAAGGTAAGACAATAACGGTTGCTCAAACAGGAACGTCGTCTCACATTGTGTGTGAAGCTAGTCAGATTCAATCCGTTTCCTGTCTCAGGTTTGTTTTCANNNNNNNNNNACGAGACAGGTTGTTTCAATGTGGCCGCTCGTTAGCTCAGTTCATGGTGGCAGTCTCCGGGGTTTAAAAACCTGTACCCCGTCCGCCTCGTACCCCGGGTCCGCCTCGGTACCCCCGGTCCGCCTCGGTACCCCGGTTCCGCCTCGTTACCCCGGGTCGCGTCTCGGTACCCCGTGTCCGCCTCTTACCCCTTGTCCGCCTCTGTACAAACCCCCGTTCCGCCCGCACGGACACGCCGAGGCTCAAAGTGCTCGTGTTGCCGCGTGAAGCACGGCGCTCTTTGTAGCATGCTAACTTTAGAGCTCACGGTGGAACAAAGTTTCCTCCGGACGAGGACCGTAAACCCGGCAGGACCTCGACACAGCGGGTTAAACCGCGCCAACGGCCACGGGACCACCGAGAACTTTTCTGCGGCGCAGCGCTCTGAAGTGCCGTGAGCCCCGGGGAGCGTGGCGGGAGCGTGCGGGAGCGTGCGGGAGCGTGCGGGGGGCGGGCCGACAGTTTGAATGATTACGAGCTCTGACTACACGCTAAAGCAACAGTCATGGCAAGCCGGCTCGGCTCGGGCTCGGCCTTCGGAGCTGGCACCGCTAACCGGATGTGGCAGGTACTTAGAGCTCACCGGGGCGGCCCCGGCGGGTGACGCGCGCCGCTGAGGCTGCGACGATGCGGAGTCACCCGGCCGGGCCGGTAAGCACTAGCCTGCGCCTGCTCAACTTTCATTCAAACCGGCCTCACCGGAGCTACGAGCGACCGGAGCGAACGCGCCAACAAGCACTACCGCCCCGAGCTTCGGCCTCAGCGGGGCGGACACCGTGCGGGATGTGCGGGGGCCGGTATTTTACCTGGAGAGACCGTCCCTCCGAGGATAGTGGATGAGCTCCATTCCGTCCAACCGGCTCCGCTGCCCGCGCGCTCTGCTCTCCGTATGTCGGTTGCCGCGCAGCTCACGCGAATTAATTTTTCTTCCACGGAATCTCAAGCGGGCTTGTCGCCACGGGCGGATCAGTCGGCGGGAGACGAAGCGGAGGTTCCCCGTTTGCCGTGCGGTGGTTTTTCACTCGGATGCGCGGAAACGTTAACGGCCGTGGCGCAGAGTCACGTCCGAGCTTCACGGCCCCCGTTCGCATCCTGTTGTCGGGAGTAAAGGCCGCGCGAGACTCTCCTCTCCCGCGGAAGGCATATCACGCACTGACGGCAGGGCCACTGCGCGTTCAGGGACTGTCCGATAGTTAGCAGTCGGCGGTTAATGCGGAGAATCCGGGGCCTCCTCCGCAACATGTATTAAATTTGAAGTCAAtcaagtgtttttaataaatttaaACTTAACTAAATCTATTTATTGCATCTGTTTCCGTGTTATTCGCaggctaaaaaaataaaccttaGCATTAATCTATCGAGTCAATTAGCCCTGTGGTTGAGATGTCCGTCCGTACTCTGTATGTTTCATTAATATTACATAAGAGGAATATTAATTAACAATCCGTCTCTCTTGAACGTAAAAAAAAACTCGATTTTAAAAGACGAACACAGCTTCACTTAAAATCAGAAGCTGGAATAACGAGCACACTGGAGCAGAGTACACCTCCTCTCTTCCCGTCTCCCTCGCGACCCCCACCCGTTTTCACCACGTTTGACGCGCAACGCACACGAGCACGTGGTCTGCGTAGATTTTTTTTCCGCAAATTtgcaaatgtaattttttttactttatcagaaaaaataaaaaaatgaaacgtAGTCCACAAAGGTAAGTGAGACTGACTGACGTCGCCCTGGGTTTTTAACAGCGGAAGAAACTGAAGACAGTTTGATATAAGTCACATTCAGCTCTTTTAAAGTCGATGACGAACAGCACAACAGCTGTTTGAATTTCATGTTGAGACACCTGTGAGAGAGTGGTGTGTGATACAGAGACCTGAGACAAGACAGATATATAAAAAGGACTCCTGGCTGTAAAAACAACCCTTGCTTCTTTATTAGTTGGTCATGTTTACATAGTCACTCACGTACTTGCCTTGAGTTGGGTCGTTTTGTCCACTTTTGACTTTTGTTCAAACTTCTTCTTCCAtaattttttttagtattattttGTTCGCATCACACGGCGGAAGAGTCATggacaaaatagaaaaaaaaacaaaaagcaaacagaaaaaatcaAGAATGCCCCgtacacaaaacaacaaacttacATTTGGCAAGAGGTGAGGATGATACGGTGAtatgaaggtgatgaagatcCAGTGCCTGTTATAAACGCAATGGACACAACGCAGTTTTACTAAGAGAAACGGAATATATGTCTTGACGTCTGAGTGGGTAGAGCTTTCAGGAGGCAGAGGGATTTATCGTCCAAATCAGAAGTTGATCTCCTCAACCTGTTGCTAGGTGACGCTTGAGCTGTGTATATGCGTCATGATCGGCGAGCGTTGATCCTGCGTCCAGCAGtcacataaaaaatgttttttttttttaaatcaaaatcacaacagaaacaaaaatcacacgTTCGGAGAACGCTGTGGAAACGTTGAGTCGGCATGTTGTATTGGCACAACGAGGCGACTGGCAGTCAAACTTAACGATTAATACATACTTTTTAATTCTGAACGACAGCCGGTCCAAAACCTCCACAGGGAACAGGAATCCAGAACCAGACGGGACCGGAGCGTTACCTCAGCATGCATCTGTATCATGAGCTAACAACCCAGTTAGCTCGTACTGAAAACCTGCTAACGAGTTTGGAACGCCACGTCAGGTCAACGTCAGTCCAAACGTCACTCAGCGTCACACAGTTCACGTCAACGCCACGTCAACTCACATCAATGTCACGTCAACGTCACGTCAACTCAGTCACGTCACGTCAACGTCCAGTTCAACGTCACGTCAGCGTCACGTCACGTAACGTCAAAAGTCACGTCCAACGTCACTCAAATCACGTCAGGGTCAACGTCACGTCCAGCGTCCATCAATTTCACATCAGGTAACGTCCATCAAAGTCACGTCAAAACGTCACGTCAAAGTCACGTCCTCGTCCATCAACGTCACTCAAATGTCCACGGTCAGTCAACGTCACTCACGTACGTCAACTCACGTCAAAGTCACGTCAAAGTCACCGTCCGCGTCCGTCAAGTCACATCAATGTCACGTCAACGTCACGTCACAATCACATCAATGTCAGGCTACCAGGTCGTCAACGCCACGGTCAACGGCAGGGGTCTACATCAGGTCAAGTCAGGTCTACGTCAGATAGGTCACACGCATGTCAGGTCACGTCGCTCAGTCTACATCGTCAACTCACGCAATGTCACTCAGCGCCAACGTCAACTCAGGGTCACGTCACGTCAGTCACGTCCGCGTCAGGTCTAATCAGGTCAACGTCACGTCAATGTCACGTCAGCGCCAACGCACGGCAACTCAGGTCTATGTCACGTCACGTAAAAAGTCAACGTCAATAACGTCAGGTCTTTTTAAAATACGTCACGTCACGTCAGGCAGCGGCAAGTCAACGTCAGTTCTACTCCGTCAGACGTCAGGTTCAACGTCACGTCCAACGTCAGGGTCTACGTAACGGCAACGCGGTTTCCTTCCGCAGTTTGACGTTGACGAAAGCACAAGCTAACAAACATGGAAACGAGCCGTTAGCTGTTTTAACTGTCCTgttagactgagctaaacgtACGAATGTTATCAAGCTTTGAAATAATGATCTACATTGAATCAGTAGCATAACTTGGTAACACAGTTCGCTACATtttcctgttagctcagttagcgtATGTTGCTAACGCAAGCTTGTTAACCAAATCTTAATTAGCCTAATGTTAGCCGTTTTCCCTCTCTCCTAAACGTGGTTCCCATATTTTCTCCCAGAGTTCAGTGCGCGAGGTCACGCAACAATTCCCTGCGACAAACACACCGAGCGAACGTAAACATGCTACGGAGGCACTGCTCACCCTGAACCCCATCAACCTGATGACTTATCGTCTGATTGGTTTATTTGTCCTGAAAGTTACGACAATCACGATGGAGCCACCCGCCCCCTCCTCAGTGCCCCCTGCATCACATGACAGACAGccgaatgaaaacaaaaacaaacgtcaCAGGAATGATGTTTGATAAAATCATAAACCGAGGCGATCCTGAACAGGAAACACGGAAGTCGCTGAAGGGCCACAAACAACAAACGGAAACTGAACGACTCAAACAatctctctcttgttttatgtttttggcaCTAACGAGCTTCAGgacttcaaaatcaaaactcaaCGTCAAGAAaccgtggaggaggaggatgtaaGACAAGAGCGGGATGTTTCAGACGATGAGCAcgaataaattaaaaaaacctaATACAAAGACCGAAAAAACTCCTAGAAAATAAACGACACGTCGACCAATCAGTCCGTCGACCAATCAGGTCCATCGACCCATCAAAGGTCCCACGGCCAATCAGGTCCATCGAACAATCAGGTCCATCGACCGAGGTGACAGAGACAGCGATTAGagcaggtgaaaaaaaaacaaaaatggaggACGATGATTGGAGGCGAATGTTGAAGACACTGAGgcaccacacacgcacacacacacacacaacacaccacaacacaccccACACGCGCAcgcgaccacacacacacaaaactcacaCCCACAAGCAACACCGCACACACCGTGGTTCAGTTCTGACGGTCGGAGTTTGTGGTCGACTGAGTGACTCACTAACGGGTTGAGCTGGTGTGTTTTGACTCCGCCCACGCTCAGGTGAAGATGAACCAGAGgcgtttagcttagcttagcacaaagactgaagcagagggaaactgttagcctaaAACTGTCACAGAGGTTAGGAATTCCTTGGGGGCGGGGCATGGCAGGGGGGGCGGGAGTCATCACCTCTCAGACCACAGAGCAAGCTACACGGATTGCAGCAAGTTCCCTGTTCTGCAGCGACTGACGAGCGTGGATGTCTGCATGATGATTGTCGttggaggaaggaaggagtgtGTGGGGTGAGTTTTCAAAGGTTTAAAGGTCATTTAAGTAACGTACGATTATACACACACCCAGAGTGTACAGAGAACGAATATGTAACATGCgcagtttctatttttactaTTACGACAACTGCCCACAAGGTCCTCCTCCTCGGCACCTCTCCTCCATCATGACCCTCATCCATCAggacctcctcctcccatcagGACCTCCATCCTCCAGCAGACCTCCTACTCCTCCATCAGGACCCGACCTCCGCCTCCTCCATCAGGACCTCCTCCGCATCGTGACCTCCTCCGCCATCAtgaccacctcctcctccattgtGGGTCATCCAGCCAGCCGACAGAACAAAACTTTTTCAACATCAGAGAATGTTGCAACAggttctctcctcctcctgcgcCCCTTCCgcgtcctcctcctgctcccctcccctgctcctcctcaccTGTCGGTAGTGTAAATAGGAAGGGGCGCTTGCAGGCCAGCTGGACTCAGGTGTCACATACAAGACTTTATTAGGTTAGAGCTGTGCTTTACAGCGTTCTTctaggagacagaggaggaggagggtgaaggcCGACGTAGACGAAGAGGACGAAGATATAGCCAGCGACGTGGTGgtaggtggtggaggaggtggtggaaggAAGCatgggaggggaaggagagcaGCTGTCCGGtctcagagagaggaggagcagaacgCCAGTCGACTGTCCGGCAGAGGAGGAGCAACGCGCAACAACGGACGCACTGCGCCGTCCACCTTCACGCAACATGCAACAGATACATGATCAGACGGGGCGCGGTTCTTCTCCCTAACGCTCCGAACACAGTAGTGTTGTCGGTGGTTCCTTACCACTGGTCTTTAATCTTGGACCAGGGTCACGTCGTGGACTTACCTGCCAGTTTGTGGGGGTGAGGTCTCCCTCAGAGGGGAGGATAGGTGAGGTGAGGGTGGTGCACCGTCTGTTCGTTGACGTGTGCCAGACTGGCTCCGGTCTAACCGGTCCCGGTGGAACGGAACGCACCAACGACGATAAGCGCATCCGGCAGGTCCAAACGGCCAATCTCAGCTCCATCAAGTTCTGAAACGCCCCACTCGGGTTTAACCAATGAGCTGATCGAccaagagagagcagagagagacgcAAAAGGTTTAATGATCTTCAGAAAATAACCCAACTCCTGTCAGGTGATGTCGGTGAGTGGGAGCATGTCCTTCATCCACAACCTGTCTCTGGTGTCAGGAAGGGGGGCCAGCCATCCTCTCAGTGTGAGTCTTTAGGTCGCTCACCCGCTGAGTCAAGCAGCTGTCAGACAGGGCAGACGGCCGACACAGAGCCGACACTGCCGGCCACGGACACCCCGACACATAAGCTCCAAAGACCTGAGGTCACAGGTCAGGGTCACAGTCAGTCCACtggacacacaggtgagaccACAGGTCGGagtcacaggtcagagtcacaGGTGAGACCACAGGTGAGAccacaggtgagacacaggtGTCAGACGTCACATGTGAGACTCACAGGTCAGATGTCACAGGTGAGACCACAGGTCAGAgtcacaggtgagacacaggtCAGGTCACATGTGACAGTACGGTGAGTACATCAGGTCACAGGGGACTACGGTCGAGTCACAGGTGAGATACAGGTCAGAGTCACAGTAGAGCACAGGTGACATTACAGGTGAGACTAACAGGTCAGAGAGtcacaggtcagagttcacAGTCAGAGTCACAGGTCAGGTCACAGGTGAGACTACAGTCAGGTCACAGTGAGACCACAGGTCGAGTCACAGGTCAGAAGagtcacaggtcagagtcacaGGTAGGACCACAGGTCAGAGTCACAGTCAGGTCACAGGTAAGACACATAAAAGGTGCTCAAACCGGAAGTCGTCTCACATTGTGTGAAATAAGTCAGATtcccttcctgtttcctgtctcaggTGTTTGTCACATGGCCAACAGCGGAAGGGTTACAGTTAGTTcaggtaaacaggaagtgagggcACCTTGCAAGCGGTTGATGAGGccacatcagctgttttttggAGATGTTGGTATAGCCGGTTGAGGGAGACGGGCTGACGCGGATTGATACCACTCAGCATGTGGGGTGGGTGATGGAGCGCTGCCGGCTCAGTCAATCTGAGTCCACAAATGTTTGTCACAaacctgagagagacacaccCTGAAGGTCAGACAGCTGTTCAACAGGTGGACGGGTCACCAATCGGAGAGCAGAGAACAGGTTGTGACGTCACTCACCAGCGGCTCCAGGTGCGGCAGACCCCTCATGCATGACGCACAGACTGCTCTCTGGCTCAGGGAGTGAACACTGCCAGCCACACGTCACGTGTCATGATGTGGGAGGAGCAGAGTCGAGCGGCGGCAGCTGGGCTCGGGGGCAGGTGGGCGGCGGGCGACCAGGTGTCGCTCCATCTGCACGGGCCCGGAGGGCGGCGACGGCACGGCCGGCGGACTGCGCTTCATCATCTGCGAGCGCGTGCGCAAGGCGGGACGGCTGTGAGCACGGAGACGCCGCCATTGCTGAACAATCATTAAGGCCGCCTCCGCCTCTCCTCCCCCTTGGAGTGGGGatggaggcgaggaggaggtgTTGTTCCTGGACGCCTGGTTCTTGTGTCTGCTAACGGATACTTGTTGCTGCGGCTCCCGTCTGCCTTTGGTcccgccccctcctcccccactgTGTCTGTGATTGGTCAGTAACGCCGCTGGCGTTCTCCTTCTCCCCGCCCTCCATCCCCCCTCCCGTCCCTCCTCGTGTCCGTCGTTGCGCGCCTCCTGCCCGTTGCTGCGCTGCTTCCCGTGAAGCCGTCGTGCTGTGAGGAGGAGGCATCTGATTGGAGGAGAGGGGTGAGGGcggggggagggaggtggagttTTTTGGGTCCGGTCGGAGTCGGGCgtggtcctcctcctctccgtcccAAGCAGACTCCTTTGCGTCCTCGTGGAGGTagcccccctctctcctcctcccctctccgcCGGGACttatccccccctcctccccctgctcctcctccttcaccctccccccctccctccccctccacctccctccccctccgACTCCTCGCTGGCGCTGAACCCAAGCTCAGCGAGGCGTCGCTCCCTCTCccgctccctctctcgctcgctgcgactcctctctctctctgcccggCCTCCACTGCTGTTGCCGTAGACgaaaggaggaggtggggcGGGTGAGGACGATGACGGCGAGGAGCCCCCGGCCTGCTCCCCCCTCAGGGAGTCGTCAGAGTCAGACTCAGAGTCGGACtcggagctggaggaggaggaggaggaggactcgGGCCGGCGCTCCAGCAGACACA is a genomic window containing:
- the fbxl19 gene encoding LOW QUALITY PROTEIN: F-box/LRR-repeat protein 19 (The sequence of the model RefSeq protein was modified relative to this genomic sequence to represent the inferred CDS: inserted 3 bases in 3 codons; deleted 1 base in 1 codon; substituted 3 bases at 3 genomic stop codons), with product MSGSKALGGGAGGGARRRRTRCRRCQACMRTECGECHFCKDMKKFGGPGRMKQSCLLRQCTAPVLPHTAVCFACGEAGKEDTVDSEEEKFSLSLMECTICNEIIHPSCLKMGKAEGIINDEIPNCWECPKCHKEGKTSKDQADGSGKRRLDNGEVGRWKLTDDPPPKKKAPPSLEEVGRTEGGHKRKKEKELPGRREEEEKVKAAHEKRLKKKPKQEAVEANGPTSSAGEGAGGLQGSSSTTSSQPGGGGGGGGAGGTSSADQRSHHREKLERFKRMCLLERRPESSSSSSSSSESDSESDSDDSLRGEQAGGSSPSSSSPAPPPPFVYGNSSGGRAERERSRSERERERERERRLAELGFSASEESEGEGGERGATSTRTQRSLLGTERRRTTPDSDRTQKTPPPSPRPHPSPPIRCLLLTARRLHGKQRSNGQEARNDGHEEGREGGWRAGRRRTPAALLTNHRHSGGGGGGTKGRREPQQQVSVSRHKNQASRNNTSSSPPSPLQGGGEAEAALMIVQQWRRLRAHSRPALRTRSQMMKRSPPAVPSPPSGPVQMERHLXRPPPTCPRAQLPPLDSXSSHIMTRDVWLAVFTPXAREQSVRHAXGVCRTWSRWCCDKHLWTQIDXSRQRSITHPTCXVVSIRVSPSPSTGYTNISKKQLMWLINRLQGLLELNVSGCPWPAVSALCQAVCPCLKLLDLSRVEDLKDSHLRELLAPPPDTRTAHGETRVGRFQNLMELRLAGLDLTDASSRLLVRYVPHLTRLDLSQCGNVTDQTVHTLTSPISPLRETLTHINLAGCVKVTEQCVPLLRRCSSLQTVDLRSCSLLSSETGQLLSFPSHASSTTSSTTTTTVAASSSSSSSSTSASTSSSSSCPPEDRTLLKNS